The following are encoded together in the Proteiniphilum saccharofermentans genome:
- a CDS encoding CTP synthase, translating into MADTKYIFVTGGVVSSLGKGIIAASLGKLLQARGYKVTIQKFDPYINVDPGTLNPYEHGECYVTVDGHEADLDLGHYERFLNIQTAKGNNITTGRIYQNVIQKERRGDYLGKTVQVIPHITDEIKRNVKSLGVKSKFDFVITEIGGTVGDIESTPFLEAVRQLRWELGRNCFCLHLTYVPYIAAAGEVKTKPTQHSVKELQSLGIQPDMLVLRTDRNLNKDILDKVALFCNVEQGAVMQSVDVSTIYEVPVMMQKQGMDEVVLRKMNMPVEGNANLDAWKAFLQKRKDARKEVCIKLVGKYAELPDAYKSINEALSQAAIYNDRKLKLDLCHSEKITEENVEETLKDADGIVIAPGFGQRGIEGKYLALGYARKNDIPTFGICLGMQCMVIEYARSILNIPEANSSEFDPKAADKVIDLMEEQKHITNMGASMRLGAYDCVIKKGSLAYKAYGKTKVSERHRHRYEFNNLYKDRFEAGGMKCTGINPDSELVEVVEVPHLRWYLGTQFHPEYNSTVISPNPLFMSFMQAAAELHDASKK; encoded by the coding sequence GTGGCCGATACAAAGTATATTTTTGTTACAGGCGGTGTGGTTTCCTCTCTGGGAAAAGGAATCATTGCGGCATCACTTGGTAAATTATTACAGGCAAGAGGCTATAAAGTCACTATCCAGAAGTTCGATCCCTATATCAATGTCGATCCCGGAACTCTCAATCCCTATGAGCATGGCGAGTGTTATGTCACTGTGGACGGACATGAGGCCGACCTCGACCTGGGACACTACGAACGTTTTCTTAACATACAGACCGCAAAGGGAAATAATATTACTACCGGGCGTATCTATCAGAATGTGATCCAGAAAGAACGTCGTGGTGACTATCTCGGCAAGACGGTACAGGTAATTCCTCACATTACTGACGAGATCAAGCGCAATGTAAAATCTCTTGGAGTTAAGAGTAAGTTTGATTTTGTCATTACCGAAATAGGGGGGACAGTAGGAGATATCGAATCCACCCCATTCCTGGAGGCGGTACGTCAGCTTCGTTGGGAACTCGGACGTAACTGTTTCTGCCTCCATCTCACTTACGTGCCCTATATCGCTGCAGCAGGTGAAGTGAAGACCAAGCCTACACAACACTCCGTCAAGGAGTTGCAGTCGCTCGGTATTCAACCCGATATGCTGGTGCTCCGGACAGATCGTAATCTCAACAAGGATATTCTTGATAAGGTCGCCCTTTTTTGTAATGTGGAACAGGGTGCTGTGATGCAATCGGTTGATGTCTCCACTATCTATGAGGTTCCTGTCATGATGCAGAAGCAGGGCATGGATGAAGTGGTATTGCGTAAAATGAATATGCCTGTTGAAGGGAACGCCAATCTGGATGCCTGGAAAGCCTTCCTTCAGAAACGCAAGGATGCCAGGAAGGAGGTCTGTATTAAATTGGTAGGAAAATATGCCGAATTGCCGGATGCCTATAAATCGATCAATGAAGCGCTTTCCCAGGCGGCTATCTATAACGACAGGAAGCTAAAGCTGGATCTCTGCCATTCGGAAAAGATCACTGAAGAGAACGTTGAGGAAACACTGAAGGATGCCGATGGTATTGTTATCGCTCCCGGCTTCGGGCAACGGGGTATCGAGGGAAAATATCTGGCATTGGGTTACGCACGTAAAAATGACATCCCTACCTTCGGGATATGCCTTGGCATGCAATGTATGGTCATTGAGTATGCCCGTTCCATCCTGAATATTCCGGAGGCCAATTCTTCCGAATTCGATCCCAAGGCAGCCGACAAGGTCATCGACCTGATGGAAGAGCAGAAGCATATCACAAATATGGGGGCATCCATGCGCCTTGGGGCTTACGATTGTGTTATTAAAAAAGGATCGCTGGCATACAAAGCATATGGAAAAACCAAAGTGAGTGAACGCCATCGCCATCGTTATGAATTTAATAATTTATATAAAGACCGGTTTGAAGCCGGTGGTATGAAATGTACCGGTATCAATCCCGATTCTGAACTGGTGGAAGTGGTAGAGGTGCCTCATCTTCGCTGGTATCTCGGTACCCAGTTCCATCCCGAATATAATAGCACCGTTATTTCACCTAACCCGCTTTTCATGAGTTTTATGCAAGCTGCAGCGGAATTGCACGATGCAAGTAAAAAATAA